In Rhodococcus rhodochrous, a single genomic region encodes these proteins:
- a CDS encoding TIGR03885 family FMN-dependent LLM class oxidoreductase, giving the protein MTLIGFHASHEQASPSRLLEDVRLAEAAGFGAAMCSDHIEPWSHRQGHSGFAWSWLGAALATTDLRFGVVTATGFRYHPVVTAQATATLASMFPHRFWFALGSGEHCNERMSGVSWPPKEERQQLLGENLDIVRRLHAGEVVDHDGAVRVDRGRVWDRPEIPPEILLPALTPETAGRFADRVDGLVTVNAPLEDLRRILGAYRDGGGRGRTVLQVHLSWAPTRERAREIAREQWATNALPPDLMAELATPEEFEARAAELDDGDLEGAVIVSDDPAEHVDRLCEFAELGFDEIYLHHVGPDQRPFIDTFGDTVLPYLP; this is encoded by the coding sequence ATGACGCTGATAGGTTTTCACGCCTCACACGAACAGGCGTCCCCATCCCGCCTGCTCGAGGACGTCCGGCTCGCGGAAGCGGCCGGCTTCGGGGCGGCCATGTGCTCGGACCACATCGAGCCGTGGTCGCACCGCCAGGGACACTCGGGGTTCGCGTGGTCGTGGCTCGGAGCGGCCCTGGCCACCACCGACCTACGTTTCGGTGTCGTCACCGCGACCGGCTTCCGCTACCACCCCGTCGTCACCGCCCAGGCCACCGCCACTCTGGCATCGATGTTCCCGCACCGCTTCTGGTTCGCACTCGGCAGCGGCGAGCACTGCAACGAACGGATGTCCGGAGTCTCCTGGCCACCCAAGGAGGAACGGCAGCAACTCCTCGGCGAGAACCTCGACATCGTGCGACGCCTGCACGCGGGCGAGGTCGTCGACCACGACGGCGCGGTGAGGGTCGACCGCGGACGGGTCTGGGACCGGCCGGAGATCCCTCCCGAAATCCTGCTTCCTGCATTGACTCCCGAAACGGCCGGTCGTTTCGCCGACCGGGTCGACGGTCTCGTCACCGTGAACGCCCCGCTCGAGGACCTGCGGCGGATCCTCGGCGCCTACCGCGACGGGGGCGGACGCGGACGGACCGTGCTGCAGGTCCATCTGAGTTGGGCGCCCACGCGGGAGCGCGCTCGGGAGATCGCGCGGGAACAGTGGGCGACGAACGCCCTACCGCCGGACCTCATGGCAGAACTCGCCACGCCCGAGGAATTCGAGGCCCGCGCCGCCGAACTCGACGACGGCGACCTCGAGGGCGCAGTGATCGTGTCCGACGATCCCGCCGAACACGTCGACCGCCTGTGCGAATTCGCCGAACTCGGTTTCGACGAGATCTACCTGCACCATGTGGGGCCGGATCAGCGCCCGTTCATCGACACCTTCGGCGACACGGTACTTCCGTATCTGCCGTGA
- a CDS encoding glycoside hydrolase family 15 protein, producing the protein MIPARDDDGYADLRSYAALGDGDTVALVAEDGSVDWYPVPHLDSHPVFARLLDAPAGGSVELRPVDEFTVERAYVPGTNVLSTVFTTAQGRVRVTDSIDTGVAGRLPWGELARRVEGLDGEVAMRWTVAPGTGLGRYQPWCDRTQHGPVLRVGTVSIGVRTSGTGEPVVEHRSIGGGFTTSAGSRHLIAVLSTENEPLPLPDADAIDANIDRTVDRWKQWSTLLHYDGPWADAVIRSALALKLLQNRSGAIAAAATTSVPENPDGEKNWDYRFAWVRDAAYTLHALIRLGDREEVHAAMSWLLRVVRDQGADAEVFTRLDGGTPDDERRLDVPGWRGIGPVVEGNRAAGQLQLGIYGDLFEIVTLYSSEGYVLDIATARLLARIADHTCDVWQQADHGIWELLEREHYTNSKMSCWHALDRAVHLAEVGQIPGTADRWRRERDLIRDWIEENCWSDEQGCYTAYPGTDRLDASVLLGAVGGYDRGPRMQATCDALRRELGRGPLLYRYSGADKEEGTFVACAYWMVAALAETGRTDEATELMGELVPLANDVGLYSEMIAEDGTFLGNLPQGLGHLALMTAALTLIEKY; encoded by the coding sequence GTGATCCCAGCCCGCGACGACGACGGCTACGCGGACCTGCGCTCCTATGCCGCACTGGGCGACGGCGACACCGTCGCCCTCGTCGCCGAGGACGGGTCGGTGGACTGGTATCCGGTACCGCACCTCGACTCGCACCCCGTCTTCGCGCGACTGCTCGATGCACCGGCGGGCGGTTCCGTCGAACTGCGGCCGGTCGACGAGTTCACCGTCGAACGCGCATACGTGCCGGGCACGAACGTGCTGAGCACCGTCTTCACCACCGCACAGGGCCGGGTCCGGGTGACCGACTCGATCGATACGGGTGTCGCCGGGCGGTTGCCCTGGGGTGAGCTCGCCCGCCGCGTCGAAGGTCTGGACGGCGAGGTCGCGATGCGCTGGACGGTCGCGCCCGGCACCGGACTGGGCCGGTACCAGCCCTGGTGCGACCGGACCCAGCACGGCCCTGTCCTGCGGGTGGGCACCGTGAGCATCGGGGTGCGCACGTCCGGCACGGGTGAACCCGTGGTCGAGCACCGCTCGATCGGTGGCGGTTTCACCACCTCGGCCGGGTCCCGGCACCTGATCGCCGTGCTGTCGACGGAGAACGAGCCCCTGCCGTTGCCCGACGCCGACGCGATCGATGCCAACATCGACCGCACCGTCGACCGATGGAAGCAGTGGTCGACGCTCCTGCACTACGACGGCCCCTGGGCCGACGCGGTGATCCGGAGCGCGCTCGCACTGAAACTGCTGCAGAACCGATCGGGCGCGATCGCCGCGGCGGCGACGACGTCCGTTCCGGAGAACCCGGACGGCGAGAAGAACTGGGACTACCGTTTCGCATGGGTGCGCGACGCCGCCTACACCCTGCACGCGCTGATCCGTCTCGGCGATCGCGAGGAGGTGCACGCCGCGATGAGCTGGTTGCTCCGCGTGGTGCGCGATCAGGGCGCCGATGCGGAGGTGTTCACCCGGCTCGACGGCGGAACGCCCGACGACGAACGGCGACTGGACGTTCCGGGTTGGCGCGGAATCGGCCCGGTGGTCGAGGGGAACAGGGCCGCAGGCCAATTGCAGCTCGGGATCTACGGCGACCTGTTCGAGATCGTGACCCTCTACAGCAGTGAGGGTTACGTGCTCGACATCGCGACCGCGCGTCTGCTCGCCCGCATCGCCGACCACACCTGCGATGTCTGGCAGCAGGCCGATCACGGCATCTGGGAACTGCTCGAACGCGAGCACTACACCAACTCGAAGATGAGTTGCTGGCACGCGCTCGACCGCGCCGTCCACCTCGCCGAGGTCGGGCAGATCCCGGGAACGGCGGATCGCTGGCGACGCGAACGCGATCTCATCCGCGACTGGATCGAGGAGAACTGCTGGTCGGACGAACAGGGTTGCTACACCGCCTATCCCGGCACCGATCGCCTGGACGCGTCCGTCCTGCTCGGAGCCGTCGGCGGGTACGACCGGGGTCCGCGCATGCAGGCCACCTGCGATGCCCTGCGACGGGAACTCGGCCGCGGACCGCTGCTCTACCGGTACAGCGGTGCCGACAAGGAGGAAGGGACGTTCGTCGCCTGCGCGTACTGGATGGTCGCCGCACTGGCCGAGACGGGACGGACCGACGAAGCCACCGAACTGATGGGCGAACTCGTACCGCTCGCCAACGACGTGGGCCTGTACTCGGAGATGATCGCCGAGGACGGTACCTTCCTCGGCAATCTCCCCCAGGGACTGGGCCACCTCGCGCTCATGACGGCTGCACTCACACTCATCGAGAAGTACTGA
- a CDS encoding Na+/H+ antiporter, translating into MNGAWILLVVIAGIAVTAVASRRDLQAPLVLVTVGALVSFVPGLPRLELDPEIILGVVLPPLLYSSALRFSVPTFRQYLPSILRLGIYAVLVTAFVVAWTASAMMAALTFGAALALGAVVAPTDAVSAVAVGQRLGLPKRVIAVLTGEGLVNDATALTLFTVAISAVTGTHILADSPFLFFVYEVAGGIAVGLVLAYAVHLIRARMYDSPLETVLGLVLPFAAYLAAEEIHASGVLAVVAAGLFIGHRATEVSVSTRLQERAVWKSVDVVLETFVFAYMGLQLRFVLDEVRDSGTDLRLALLGAVVILLVVMIVRPAWGLLHWGRRALVRPAGSERLGRDQLNFREHVVVSWAGMRGVVTLAAAGGVPVAIASGAPFPGREMIQISALVVAIGTLLIQGATMPWLIRRLDVTDPYERLRTEEQMAVARRISAESSDRVLTELATHPPEGVDPEIYDKLLAKARKSLRSRQEAETVEDTAEDAGTRLAALFDDIRRASLQARRQALIDARDRGELDDEILRDVLESLDIDEAAVEERIRRRRRDDGARGRDDDVQR; encoded by the coding sequence ATGAACGGCGCGTGGATCCTGCTGGTCGTCATCGCCGGGATCGCGGTGACCGCCGTCGCGTCGCGCCGCGACCTGCAGGCCCCGCTCGTGCTCGTCACCGTCGGAGCGCTGGTGTCGTTCGTGCCGGGCCTGCCGAGGCTCGAACTGGATCCGGAGATCATCCTCGGGGTCGTCCTGCCGCCGCTGCTGTATTCGTCGGCCCTGCGGTTCTCGGTTCCCACCTTCCGGCAGTACCTGCCGTCGATCCTGCGGCTCGGCATCTACGCCGTGCTCGTCACGGCGTTCGTCGTGGCGTGGACGGCATCCGCGATGATGGCGGCGCTGACCTTCGGTGCGGCGCTCGCTCTCGGCGCCGTCGTCGCACCGACCGATGCGGTCAGTGCCGTCGCCGTGGGCCAGCGACTCGGACTGCCGAAACGGGTCATCGCGGTGCTGACCGGGGAAGGGCTGGTCAACGACGCCACCGCACTGACCCTGTTCACCGTGGCGATCTCGGCCGTCACGGGCACACACATCCTCGCCGATTCGCCGTTCCTGTTCTTCGTCTACGAGGTCGCGGGTGGCATCGCCGTCGGTCTGGTGCTCGCGTACGCCGTCCACCTGATCCGTGCCCGGATGTACGACTCGCCGCTCGAGACCGTGCTCGGGCTGGTGCTGCCGTTCGCGGCCTATCTCGCCGCCGAGGAGATCCACGCCTCGGGAGTGCTCGCCGTCGTCGCCGCCGGACTGTTCATCGGGCACCGGGCCACCGAGGTCTCGGTGAGCACGCGACTGCAGGAACGCGCGGTGTGGAAGAGCGTCGACGTGGTGCTCGAGACGTTCGTCTTCGCCTACATGGGCCTGCAACTGCGGTTCGTCCTCGACGAGGTCCGTGACAGCGGCACCGATCTGCGCCTCGCGTTGCTCGGTGCGGTGGTGATCCTGCTCGTCGTCATGATCGTGAGGCCCGCGTGGGGTCTGCTGCACTGGGGGCGGCGCGCGCTCGTGCGACCCGCCGGATCCGAACGCCTCGGCCGCGACCAGCTGAACTTCCGGGAACACGTCGTGGTGTCGTGGGCGGGTATGCGCGGGGTCGTCACCCTCGCCGCGGCCGGTGGGGTGCCGGTGGCGATCGCGTCGGGTGCTCCTTTCCCCGGACGCGAGATGATCCAGATCTCCGCGCTGGTCGTCGCCATCGGCACCCTCCTCATCCAGGGTGCGACGATGCCGTGGCTCATCCGCCGACTCGACGTCACCGACCCCTACGAGCGGCTGCGGACCGAGGAACAGATGGCGGTGGCCCGCAGGATCTCGGCCGAGTCGAGCGATCGGGTGCTCACCGAACTCGCCACGCATCCACCCGAGGGCGTGGACCCGGAGATCTACGACAAACTTCTGGCCAAGGCGCGCAAGTCGCTCCGGTCCCGGCAGGAGGCGGAGACCGTCGAGGACACGGCGGAGGACGCCGGAACGCGACTGGCCGCGCTGTTCGACGACATCCGGCGGGCGTCCCTGCAGGCGCG